The following proteins are co-located in the Prionailurus viverrinus isolate Anna chromosome A1, UM_Priviv_1.0, whole genome shotgun sequence genome:
- the LOX gene encoding protein-lysine 6-oxidase isoform X1 — protein MRFAWTALVLGPLQLCALLRCAQPAAGQQQPPRQPPAAPAAWRQRIQWENNGQVFSLLSLGSQYQPQRRRDPGATAPGAANGAVPQPRTPILLLRNRTAAARERTPGSSGATGRPRPAARHWFQAGYSPSGARDAGDSRDGNGTEPGERPALSNLRPPSRVDGMVGDDPYNPYKYTDDNPYYNYYDTYERPRPGSRYRPGYGTGYFQYGLPDLVPDPYYIQASTYVQKMSMYNLRCAAEENCLASSAYRADVRDYDHRVLLRFPQRVKNQGTSDFLPSRPRYSWEWHSCHQHYHSMDEFSHYDLLDASTQRRVAEGHKASFCLEDTSCDYGYHRRFACTAHTQGLSPGCYDTYNADIDCQWIDITDVKPGNYILKVSVNPSYLVPESDYSNNVVRCEIRYTGHHAYASGCTISPY, from the exons ATGCGCTTCGCCTGGACCGCGCTCGTGCTCGGGCCGCTGCAGCTCTGCGCGCTCCTGCGCTGCGCCCAGCCGGCCGCCGGCCAGCAACAGCCCCCTCGCCAGCCGCCGGCGGCCCCGGCCGCCTGGCGCCAGCGGATCCAATGGGAGAACAACGGGCAGGTGTTCAGCCTGCTGAGCCTGGGCTCGCAGTACCAGCCGCAGCGCCGAAGGGACCCGGGCGCCACCGCCCCGGGCGCTGCCAACGGCGCCGTCCCGCAGCCGCGCACGCCCATCCTGCTGCTTCGCAACCGCACGGCGGCAGCACGGGAGCGGACCCCGGGCTCGTCGGGGGCCACCGGCCGACCCCGACCCGCCGCTCGCCACTGGTTCCAAGCCGGCTACTCGCCGTCCGGGGCCCGCGACGCTGGGGACTCGCGCGACGGCAATGGGACGGAGCCAGGAGAGCGCCCGGCGCTCAGTAACCTGCGGCCGCCTAGCCGCGTAGACGGCATGGTGGGCGACGACCCCTACAACCCCTACAAGTACACCGACGACAACCCGTATTACAACTACTACGACACGTACGAAAGGCCCCGACCTGGGAGCAGGTACCGGCCCGGATACGGTACCGGCTACTTCCAGTACG GTCTCCCGGACCTGGTGCCAGACCCATACTACATCCAGGCTTCCACGTACGTGCAGAAGATGTCCATGTACAACCTGAGATGCGCCGCGGAGGAAAACTGCTTGGCCAG CTCAGCATACCGGGCAGATGTCAGAGATTATGATCACAGGGTGTTGCTGCGATTCCCCCAAAGAGTGAAAAACCAAGGGACGTCAGATTTCTTACCAAGCCGACCAAGATACTCCTGGGAGTGGCACAGCTGTCACCA ACATTACCACAGCATGGATGAATTCAGCCACTATGACCTACTCGATGCCAGTACCCAGAGGAGGGTGGCTGAAGGCCACAAAGCGAGTTTCTGTCTTGAGGACACCTCCTGTGACTATGGCTACCACAGGCGATTTGCATGTACTGCCCACACACAG ggGTTGAGTCCTGGCTGCTATGATACCTATAACGCAGACATAGACTGCCAATGGATTGATATTACAGATGTAAAGCCTGGAAACTACATTCTAAAG GTCAGCGTGAACCCCAGCTACCTGGTGCCGGAATCAGACTATTCTAACAATGTCGTGCGCTGTGAAATCCGCTACACGGGACACCATGCGTATGCCTCGGGCTGCACAATTTCACC GTATTAG
- the LOX gene encoding protein-lysine 6-oxidase isoform X2 — protein sequence MRFAWTALVLGPLQLCALLRCAQPAAGQQQPPRQPPAAPAAWRQRIQWENNGQVFSLLSLGSQYQPQRRRDPGATAPGAANGAVPQPRTPILLLRNRTAAARERTPGSSGATGRPRPAARHWFQAGYSPSGARDAGDSRDGNGTEPGERPALSNLRPPSRVDGMVGDDPYNPYKYTDDNPYYNYYDTYERPRPGSRYRPGYGTGYFQYGLPDLVPDPYYIQASTYVQKMSMYNLRCAAEENCLASSAYRADVRDYDHRVLLRFPQRVKNQGTSDFLPSRPRYSWEWHSCHQHYHSMDEFSHYDLLDASTQRRVAEGHKASFCLEDTSCDYGYHRRFACTAHTQGLSPGCYDTYNADIDCQWIDITDVKPGNYILKVSVNPSYLVPESDYSNNVVRCEIRYTGHHAYASGCTISP from the exons ATGCGCTTCGCCTGGACCGCGCTCGTGCTCGGGCCGCTGCAGCTCTGCGCGCTCCTGCGCTGCGCCCAGCCGGCCGCCGGCCAGCAACAGCCCCCTCGCCAGCCGCCGGCGGCCCCGGCCGCCTGGCGCCAGCGGATCCAATGGGAGAACAACGGGCAGGTGTTCAGCCTGCTGAGCCTGGGCTCGCAGTACCAGCCGCAGCGCCGAAGGGACCCGGGCGCCACCGCCCCGGGCGCTGCCAACGGCGCCGTCCCGCAGCCGCGCACGCCCATCCTGCTGCTTCGCAACCGCACGGCGGCAGCACGGGAGCGGACCCCGGGCTCGTCGGGGGCCACCGGCCGACCCCGACCCGCCGCTCGCCACTGGTTCCAAGCCGGCTACTCGCCGTCCGGGGCCCGCGACGCTGGGGACTCGCGCGACGGCAATGGGACGGAGCCAGGAGAGCGCCCGGCGCTCAGTAACCTGCGGCCGCCTAGCCGCGTAGACGGCATGGTGGGCGACGACCCCTACAACCCCTACAAGTACACCGACGACAACCCGTATTACAACTACTACGACACGTACGAAAGGCCCCGACCTGGGAGCAGGTACCGGCCCGGATACGGTACCGGCTACTTCCAGTACG GTCTCCCGGACCTGGTGCCAGACCCATACTACATCCAGGCTTCCACGTACGTGCAGAAGATGTCCATGTACAACCTGAGATGCGCCGCGGAGGAAAACTGCTTGGCCAG CTCAGCATACCGGGCAGATGTCAGAGATTATGATCACAGGGTGTTGCTGCGATTCCCCCAAAGAGTGAAAAACCAAGGGACGTCAGATTTCTTACCAAGCCGACCAAGATACTCCTGGGAGTGGCACAGCTGTCACCA ACATTACCACAGCATGGATGAATTCAGCCACTATGACCTACTCGATGCCAGTACCCAGAGGAGGGTGGCTGAAGGCCACAAAGCGAGTTTCTGTCTTGAGGACACCTCCTGTGACTATGGCTACCACAGGCGATTTGCATGTACTGCCCACACACAG ggGTTGAGTCCTGGCTGCTATGATACCTATAACGCAGACATAGACTGCCAATGGATTGATATTACAGATGTAAAGCCTGGAAACTACATTCTAAAG GTCAGCGTGAACCCCAGCTACCTGGTGCCGGAATCAGACTATTCTAACAATGTCGTGCGCTGTGAAATCCGCTACACGGGACACCATGCGTATGCCTCGGGCTGCACAATTTCACCGTGA